One bacterium genomic window, CTGCTTGTTCCAGGCGGCGAGCTTCTCCGGCCAACCCTCCGGCACGTCGCGCGACATCCCGCCGATCCGCACGGTGGAGGTCGTCATGCGGGCGCCGGTGAGCTGCTCGAAGAGGTCGTAGAGGTACTCGCGCTGCTGGAACGTGTAGAAGAAGACGGTCGCCGCGCCGCGGTCGAGGGCGTGCGTGCCGAGCCAGAGCAGGTGGGCGGAAATGCGCGCCATCTCGCAGAGGATCACGCGCATCGCGCGGGCGCGCGGCGGGATCTCCAGCCCAAGCAGCTTCTCCACC contains:
- a CDS encoding NADH-quinone oxidoreductase subunit D (Catalyzes the transfer of electrons from NADH to quinone), whose translation is MSEQRAAAERGAIETITINMGPSHPSTHGVLRLVLELDGETVVSCKPDLGYLHRGFEKIAENKTWQQFVTWTDRMDYLAPVSNNVAYVLAVEKLLGLEIPPRARAMRVILCEMARISAHLLWLGTHALDRGAATVFFYTFQQREYLYDLFEQLTGARMTTSTVRIGGMSRDVPEGWPEKLAAWNKQ